One window of the Salvelinus fontinalis isolate EN_2023a chromosome 2, ASM2944872v1, whole genome shotgun sequence genome contains the following:
- the LOC129823175 gene encoding protein mono-ADP-ribosyltransferase PARP14-like isoform X1, translating into MAEAYAFSLLVELEGNPNIPKLKNKLVKYFQSKKSNGGDCLVEYEDGQEAVVRFKTEEVRHRVLEKQEHEIRLDRGVLKLTIGLPSDDVPRSAQETQSPITSAATDSKDLPKSGDGDGHTPLTEPQTEMEIEPMEVEDKLVSTSAVLGNIEESMNKEFLEMLIENILSAYNTSGSDSPTATQTFSVEILTPVLDTGLAVVTFQNGKETENFITSCTSNRMFRQKQLSVKLLELTTKVKVENINPNVSSDHLQLLFGKGGEEVEDAEMNEEDQSAILTFQDPKAVHRVLEKPHYIEKQPLKAFPFYDSLGTALYGKDRPTLKLPSAFTENINQAIWRYLCDNQEAAETIHKEMTKNFCNVDFQQPTIKLSPLPSLLKQKGVKPKHLQQWKDTTKVALIQALSNFKSLELQVQGTAWEESEGEILKAVSGEAVMLVREETRGVLAVVGLVEDVDRLRQTLDGIMDRISRRIKREKASITEEFPLVPSIYQVLLHGGLLDKIVGEFPDLKLTYNQESQSVTIYGLLQEVLCANRKLAGEVVALKQKLVELDDYVLEFLQEENQEKLSSSLLTLQSINAALKIERKGVQLLAVSEEALCEAEHQLHTLLISQYIDVEDSDLLRMSEWKDIANRLEEASNTPFRKVMVQTSGAYSGQQVVVSGYKEKVLLVRNELDDFLHQNAHVDETIEVKPEAIGKFIQEQHRDAWSDKVRDSGVKVSFKDEAIYLSGTRVHVTDCKELFENLVSSTFFDALKISKPGAKKFFQDNEPMYVDTVMNQTGCVVQLIEEEYDANGGQGIKLAGGGMKPTYQLQTPDGVEIAVCKADMCKYSADAVVNAAALDLKHNGGLAGALLDTVGPQLQDECNQIIKNKGQLKPGDSVITSAGGKLRCKHIIHAVGPRFDQANPQKAMGQLRRAVKGSLDLAETHNCLYVALPAISSGNLGFPLTLCADTIVKAVKEYCDDKFGYNTLKKIHLVNNDDKTVQAMEAAVLKVFGSHGTSHPRENRPTIATHRQPGNRVQRTSGSSVQTKEGLAITLTKGNIQDAVTEVVVNTVGEDLALNHGAVSKAILTAAGPQLQTLVNQQGTAGRAGEVIVTTGCNLKSKRVFHTIAPHWDNGQGAPQKILSGIVKECLSEAEHQGLISITFPAIGTGNLGFPKDLVASLMLEEVLKFSSKKNPKHLKEVVFILHPGDASTIQAFTDEFNKGFTTQSGTSRGSAASSQQSKGPFSKITSNSGMHETKMGGVLIQVITGDITKETTDVIVNSSNNTFSLQTGVSKAILDAAGQIVVAECQQLGAQPNNGVILTQPGNMRCKKIIHMVGQTDPKKIQESVKGALQMCAQNNLTSISFPAIGTGQGNVQAGQVADAMLDAVVEVVGQKSQNTLQLVRMVIFQPAMLTEFHKSMVKKEDTDVDTQKKGSIWGKLKSLLTWGKADMPQKDKDFVIEGQPADPAFFHICGGSQARVDQAKRWIKDLILKEQVSNSITDDAILNLSDSDRKCIHEMQTTMGVSVRIEYNSSREEAMLTVEGLSKDVLNAVNEIQEMLRKARDKETFNRNVEVASNMVEWQYQQQPGGQYQSFDPIPNFHLEQALERKLPHIAVSFQGQMYKVTLPDGPATDTHNNSLKIRRIDKFAAQPIDSLPQHWDAMPANTSCHSCLIQPGSPEHNEVLNLFQATCGNIVLKIERIQNPSLWRNLQIKKDEMELRNGHKNNEKRLFHGMCHTTINHINHHGFNRSYAGKNAAMYGKGTYFAVAASYSASNTYSRPDPQGQKYVFLCRVLTGDFTTGRQGMIVPPAKNTTSAQLYDSVTDNPLGPSMFVVFNDIQAYPEYLITFR; encoded by the exons TCAGGCATAGAGTTCTTGAGAAGCAGGAGCACGAGATCAGGTTGGATCGAGGTGTGCTGAAACTGACCATTGGTCTGCCATCAGATGATGTCCCAAGGAGTGCACAG gaAACACAGTCTCCTATCACCTCAG CTGCTACTGATTCAAAAGACTTACCAAAGAGCGGGGATGGAGATGGACACACTCCCCTTACTGAGccacagacagagatggagattGAACCGATGGAAGTCGAGGACAAGCTGGTGTCCACCTCAGCCGTGTTGGGGAACATTGAGGAGAGCATGAACAAGGAGTTCCTGGAGATGCTGATAGAGAACATCCTGAGTGCGTATAACACCTCTGGTTCTGACTCTCCTACTGCAACACAAACATTCAGTGTGGAGATCCTGACACCTGTCCTAGACACTGGCCTGGCTGTTGTGACTTTCCAAAATGGAAAAG AGACTGAGAACTTCATCACCAGCTGCACCAGCAACAGGATGTTCAGACAGAAACAACTATCTGTTAAACTCCTGGAACTCACCACAAAAGTGAAAGTTGAAAACATAAATCCAAATGTTAGTTCAGACCACCTCCAACTGTTATTTGGAAAAGGGGGCGAGGAGGTGGAAGACGCTGAAATGAATGAAGAGGACCAATCAGCAATCCTCACCTTTCAAGATCCTAAAG CTGTTCACAGAGTCCTAGAGAAACCACATTACATCGAGAAGCAGCCTCTCAAGGCTTTCCCCTTCTATGATTCTCTGGGAACGGCCTTGTACGGCAAAGACAGACCCACATTGAAACTCCCTTCTGCCTTCACCGAAAACATCAACCAGGCAATTTGGAGATACCTCTGTGACAACCAGGAAGCTGCAGAGACCATCCACAAGGAAATGACCAAAAACTTCTGCAATGTAGACTTCCAACAACCTACCATCAAGTTAAGCCCACTGCCATCTCTACTCAAACAGAAGGGTGTGAAACCCAAGCACTTACAACAATGGAAGGACACCACCAAAGTTGCTTTAATCCAAGCCTTGTCTAACTTTAAATCATTGGAGCTCCAGGTTCAGGGCACTGCATGGGAAGAGTCTGAAGGGGAGATCCTCAAGGCGGTGTCTGGGGAGGCCGTGATGTTAGTCCGGGAAGAGACCAGAGGTGTTCTGGCAGTGGTAGGATTGGTAGAAGATGTGGACCGGCTCAGGCAGACGCTGGATGGGATCATGGACAGGATATCTAGAAGAATCAAGAGGGAGAAGGCGAGCATAACAGAGGAGTTCCCTCTGGTTCCATCAATCTACCAGGTACTGTTGCATGGCGGCCTGCTGGACAAGATTGTTGGTGAATTCCCAGACTTGAAGCTGACGTATAATCAAGAGAGCCAGAGTGTGACCATCTATGGGTTGTTGCAAGAGGTGTTGTGTGCTAACAGAAAGCTTGCAGGTGAAGTAGTAGCCCTGAAACAAAAGCTGGTGGAATTGGATGACTACGTCCTTGAGTTCCTGCAGGAAGAAAACCAGGAAAAGCTATCCAGTTCCCTTCTCACCTTACAGAGCATCAATGCAGCACTAAAAATAGAGAGAAAAGGAGTGCAGCTTCTGGCAGTCTCTGAGGAGGCCCTGTGCGAAGCAGAACATCAACTGCATACGCTTTTGATTTCTCAATACATAGATGTAGAAGACTCCGATCTCCTGAGGATGTCCGAGTGGAAGGATATTGCCAACCGTTTGGAGGAAGCTTCAAACACTCCTTTCAGGAAAGTTATGGTCCAGACATCAGGTGCCTATTCAGGACAACAAGTGGTAGTGTCTGGCTACAAGGAAAAGGTTCTCTTAGTCCGGAATGAATTGGATGATTTCTTACACCAAAATGCTCATGTTGACGAAACTATCGAAGTTAAGCCTGAGGCTATTGGTAAATTCATCCAGGAACAACACAGGGATGCTTGGTCTGATAAAGTCAGAGATAGTGGAGTTAAAGTTTCTTTCAAGGATGAGGCTATTTACCTGAGTGGCACCAGAGTTCACGTAACAGATTGCAAGGAATTATTCGAAAACTTGGTATCCTCCACATTCTTTGACGCCTTGAAAATCTCCAAGCCTGGAGCAAAGAAGTTCTTCCAGGACAATGAGCCCATGTATGTTGACACAGTGATGAATCAGACAGGCTGTGTGGTCCAGCTGATTGAAGAAGAGTATGATGCCAATGGCGGACAAGGCATAAAGCTAGCAGGAGGAGGAATGAAACCTACCTACCAGCTTCAAACACCTGATGGGGTGGAGATAGCCGTTTGCAAAGCAGACATGTGCAAATATTCTGCAGACGCTGTTGTCAATGCCGCCGCCCTGGACCTGAAGCACAATGGCGGTCTTGCAGGAGCTCTTCTGGATACTGTTGGCCCTCAACTGCAGGATGAGTGCAaccagatcatcaagaacaaggGTCAGCTCAAGCCAGGGGACAGTGTCATCACTAGTGCAGGAGGGAAGCTCCGCTGCAAGCACATCATTCATGCAGTGGGACCCAGGTTTGACCAGGCAAACCCCCAGAAGGCCATGGGACAGTTGAGGAGGGCGGTGAAAGGGAGTCTGGATCTAGCAGAGACCCACAACTGCCTGTATGTGGCTCTTCCTGCTATTAGCTCCGGGAATCTAGGTTTTCCTCTGACCCTGTGTGCAGACACCATCGTCAAAGCAGTTAAAGAATACTGTGACGACAAGTTTGGGTACAATACTCTGAAGAAGATCCATCTGGTGAACAATGATGACAAGACAGTCCAGGCTATGGAGGCAGCGGTGCTGAAGGTGTTTGGGAGCCATGGGACTAGTCATCCACGAGAGAATCGACCCACCATAGCTACACACAGACAGCCTGGTAATCGGGTTCAACGCACAAGTGGTTCAAGTGTGCAGACAAAAGAGGGGCTAGCTATTACCCTGACGAAAGGGAATATCCAAGATGCTGTG ACAGAAGTTGTGGTCAACACCGTGGGTGAGGACCTAGCACTTAACCATGGTGCAGTCTCCAAGGCCATCCTCACCGCTGCTGGCCCCCAACTTCAGACTCTGGTAAACCAACAGGGCACAGCCGGAAGGGCTGGGGAAGTCATTGTCACCACTGGCTGCAACCTGAAGAGCAAGCGGGTGTTTCATACCATCGCCCCTCACTGGGACAATGGACAAGGAGCACCACAGAAG ATATTGAGCGGGATCGTGAAAGAGTGCTTGAGTGAGGCAGAGCATCAGGGACTCATCTCGATCACCTTCCCTGCCATCGGCACGGGAAACCTGGGCTTCCCCAAAGACCTGGTGGCCTCTCTGATGCTGGAAGAAGTCCTCAAGTTTAGCAGTAAGAAGAACCCCAAGCACCTGAAGGAGGTGGTCTTCATCCTCCACCCAGGTGATGCATCGACGATCCAG GCTTTCACTGATGAATTTAACAAAGGTTTCACAACCCAGTCGGGAACGTCAAGGGGCTCAGCAGCATCCAGTCAACAGAGTAAAG GCCCCTTCTCTAAAATCACTTCAAACTCAGGGATGCACGAGACGAAGATGGGAGGGGTGCTTATACAGGTCATCACAGGAGACATCACTAAGGAGACCACTGATGTCATCGTCAACTCCTCCAATAACACCTTCAGTCTCCAGACAG GGGTATCTAAGGCCATTCTCGATGCGGCTGGTCAGATTGTAGTAGCGGAATGCCAACAACTCG GAGCCCAGCCTAACAATGGAGTGATACTTACCCAGCCGGGCAACATGCGGTGTAAGAAGATCATCCACATGGTTGGTCAGACGGACCCAAAGAAGATCCAGGAGTCGGTCAAAGGAGCACTGCAAATGTGTGCACAGAATAACCTCACATCCATCTCCTTCCCTGCTATCGGCACAG GTCAGGGCAATGTACAGGCGGGCCAGGTGGCTGACGCCATGTTGGATGCTGTTGTGGAGGTGGTGGGTCAGAAGTCCCAAAACACACTGCAGCTGGTCAGGATGGTCATCTTCCAGCCTGCCATGCTCACAGAGTTCCACAAATCTATGGTGAAGAAAGAGGACACAGACGTTGACACTCAAAAGAAGGGGAGCATCTGGGGAAAACTTAAAT CATTGTTAACCTGGGGTAAAGCTGACATGCCACAAAAGGATAAGGATTTTGTCATCGAGGGCCAGCCAGCAGATCCAGCTTTCTTCCATATCTGCGGTGGATCTCAGGCCAGAGTGGACCAAGCCAAGCGTTGGATCAAGGACCTGATCCTGAAGGAGCAAGTCAGCAACAGCATCACCGATGACGCCATCCTCAACTTGTCTGACTCTGACCGTAAGTGCATCCACGAAATGCAGACCACCATGGGAGTGAGTGTGAGGATAGAATACAATTCTTCCAGGGAGGAAGCTATGCTCACGGTCGAGGGCCTTAGCAAGGATGTCCTCAATGCAGTCAACGAGATCCAGGAGATGCTGAGGAAGGCCAGGGACAAAGAGACCTTCAACAGGAACGTGGAAGTGGCCAGCAACATGGTGGAGTGGCAGTATCAGCAGCAGCCAGGGGGGCAGTACCAGAGCTTTGACCCCATCCCCAACTTCCATCTGGAGCAGGCGCTGGAGAGGAAGTTGCCCCACATAGCGGTCTCTTTCCAGGGGCAGATGTACAAGGTCACCCTGCCTGACGGGCCTGCTACAGATACCCATAACAACAGCCTCAAAATTAGACGCATCGACAAGTTTGCAG CTCAACCCATTGACAGTCTCCCTCAGCATTGGGATGCCATGCCAGCAAACACGTCATGCCATTCCTGCCTCATTCAGCCAGGAAGCCCAGAGCACAATGAAGTCTTAAACTTGTTCCAAGCCACCTGCGGCAACATTGTTTTAAAG attgagAGGATCCAGAACCCAAGCCTGTGGAGGAACCTCCAGATCAAGAAGGATGAAATGGAGCTCAGGAATGGTCATAAGAACAACGAGAAGAGGCTCTTCCATGGAATGTGCCACACAACCATCAATCACATCAACCACCATGGCTTCAATCGGAGCTATGCTGGGAAAAATG CTGCAATGTATGGAAAAGGCACATATTTTGCAGTTGCTGCCAGCTACTCTGCCAGTAACACATACTCAAGACCAGATCCACAAGGACAGAAGTATGTTTTTCTCTGCCGAGTTCTGACTGGAGATTTCACAACAGGACGACAGGGGATGATAGTGCCTCCAGCTAAAAACACTACATCTGCTCAACTCTACGACAGCGTGACAGACAACCCATTAGGGCCATCCATGTTCGTTGTATTCAACGACATTCAGGCATATCCCGAGTACTTGATCACTTTCCGCTAG
- the LOC129823175 gene encoding protein mono-ADP-ribosyltransferase PARP14-like isoform X2: MASAKRKAEVDAPQQELLGFKKPAVAATDSKDLPKSGDGDGHTPLTEPQTEMEIEPMEVEDKLVSTSAVLGNIEESMNKEFLEMLIENILSAYNTSGSDSPTATQTFSVEILTPVLDTGLAVVTFQNGKETENFITSCTSNRMFRQKQLSVKLLELTTKVKVENINPNVSSDHLQLLFGKGGEEVEDAEMNEEDQSAILTFQDPKAVHRVLEKPHYIEKQPLKAFPFYDSLGTALYGKDRPTLKLPSAFTENINQAIWRYLCDNQEAAETIHKEMTKNFCNVDFQQPTIKLSPLPSLLKQKGVKPKHLQQWKDTTKVALIQALSNFKSLELQVQGTAWEESEGEILKAVSGEAVMLVREETRGVLAVVGLVEDVDRLRQTLDGIMDRISRRIKREKASITEEFPLVPSIYQVLLHGGLLDKIVGEFPDLKLTYNQESQSVTIYGLLQEVLCANRKLAGEVVALKQKLVELDDYVLEFLQEENQEKLSSSLLTLQSINAALKIERKGVQLLAVSEEALCEAEHQLHTLLISQYIDVEDSDLLRMSEWKDIANRLEEASNTPFRKVMVQTSGAYSGQQVVVSGYKEKVLLVRNELDDFLHQNAHVDETIEVKPEAIGKFIQEQHRDAWSDKVRDSGVKVSFKDEAIYLSGTRVHVTDCKELFENLVSSTFFDALKISKPGAKKFFQDNEPMYVDTVMNQTGCVVQLIEEEYDANGGQGIKLAGGGMKPTYQLQTPDGVEIAVCKADMCKYSADAVVNAAALDLKHNGGLAGALLDTVGPQLQDECNQIIKNKGQLKPGDSVITSAGGKLRCKHIIHAVGPRFDQANPQKAMGQLRRAVKGSLDLAETHNCLYVALPAISSGNLGFPLTLCADTIVKAVKEYCDDKFGYNTLKKIHLVNNDDKTVQAMEAAVLKVFGSHGTSHPRENRPTIATHRQPGNRVQRTSGSSVQTKEGLAITLTKGNIQDAVTEVVVNTVGEDLALNHGAVSKAILTAAGPQLQTLVNQQGTAGRAGEVIVTTGCNLKSKRVFHTIAPHWDNGQGAPQKILSGIVKECLSEAEHQGLISITFPAIGTGNLGFPKDLVASLMLEEVLKFSSKKNPKHLKEVVFILHPGDASTIQAFTDEFNKGFTTQSGTSRGSAASSQQSKGPFSKITSNSGMHETKMGGVLIQVITGDITKETTDVIVNSSNNTFSLQTGVSKAILDAAGQIVVAECQQLGAQPNNGVILTQPGNMRCKKIIHMVGQTDPKKIQESVKGALQMCAQNNLTSISFPAIGTGQGNVQAGQVADAMLDAVVEVVGQKSQNTLQLVRMVIFQPAMLTEFHKSMVKKEDTDVDTQKKGSIWGKLKSLLTWGKADMPQKDKDFVIEGQPADPAFFHICGGSQARVDQAKRWIKDLILKEQVSNSITDDAILNLSDSDRKCIHEMQTTMGVSVRIEYNSSREEAMLTVEGLSKDVLNAVNEIQEMLRKARDKETFNRNVEVASNMVEWQYQQQPGGQYQSFDPIPNFHLEQALERKLPHIAVSFQGQMYKVTLPDGPATDTHNNSLKIRRIDKFAAQPIDSLPQHWDAMPANTSCHSCLIQPGSPEHNEVLNLFQATCGNIVLKIERIQNPSLWRNLQIKKDEMELRNGHKNNEKRLFHGMCHTTINHINHHGFNRSYAGKNAAMYGKGTYFAVAASYSASNTYSRPDPQGQKYVFLCRVLTGDFTTGRQGMIVPPAKNTTSAQLYDSVTDNPLGPSMFVVFNDIQAYPEYLITFR; this comes from the exons ATGGCGTCAGCTAAGAGGAAGGCAGAGGTTGATGCTCCTCAGCAGGAATTACTAGGCTTCAAAAAGCCAGCTGTTG CTGCTACTGATTCAAAAGACTTACCAAAGAGCGGGGATGGAGATGGACACACTCCCCTTACTGAGccacagacagagatggagattGAACCGATGGAAGTCGAGGACAAGCTGGTGTCCACCTCAGCCGTGTTGGGGAACATTGAGGAGAGCATGAACAAGGAGTTCCTGGAGATGCTGATAGAGAACATCCTGAGTGCGTATAACACCTCTGGTTCTGACTCTCCTACTGCAACACAAACATTCAGTGTGGAGATCCTGACACCTGTCCTAGACACTGGCCTGGCTGTTGTGACTTTCCAAAATGGAAAAG AGACTGAGAACTTCATCACCAGCTGCACCAGCAACAGGATGTTCAGACAGAAACAACTATCTGTTAAACTCCTGGAACTCACCACAAAAGTGAAAGTTGAAAACATAAATCCAAATGTTAGTTCAGACCACCTCCAACTGTTATTTGGAAAAGGGGGCGAGGAGGTGGAAGACGCTGAAATGAATGAAGAGGACCAATCAGCAATCCTCACCTTTCAAGATCCTAAAG CTGTTCACAGAGTCCTAGAGAAACCACATTACATCGAGAAGCAGCCTCTCAAGGCTTTCCCCTTCTATGATTCTCTGGGAACGGCCTTGTACGGCAAAGACAGACCCACATTGAAACTCCCTTCTGCCTTCACCGAAAACATCAACCAGGCAATTTGGAGATACCTCTGTGACAACCAGGAAGCTGCAGAGACCATCCACAAGGAAATGACCAAAAACTTCTGCAATGTAGACTTCCAACAACCTACCATCAAGTTAAGCCCACTGCCATCTCTACTCAAACAGAAGGGTGTGAAACCCAAGCACTTACAACAATGGAAGGACACCACCAAAGTTGCTTTAATCCAAGCCTTGTCTAACTTTAAATCATTGGAGCTCCAGGTTCAGGGCACTGCATGGGAAGAGTCTGAAGGGGAGATCCTCAAGGCGGTGTCTGGGGAGGCCGTGATGTTAGTCCGGGAAGAGACCAGAGGTGTTCTGGCAGTGGTAGGATTGGTAGAAGATGTGGACCGGCTCAGGCAGACGCTGGATGGGATCATGGACAGGATATCTAGAAGAATCAAGAGGGAGAAGGCGAGCATAACAGAGGAGTTCCCTCTGGTTCCATCAATCTACCAGGTACTGTTGCATGGCGGCCTGCTGGACAAGATTGTTGGTGAATTCCCAGACTTGAAGCTGACGTATAATCAAGAGAGCCAGAGTGTGACCATCTATGGGTTGTTGCAAGAGGTGTTGTGTGCTAACAGAAAGCTTGCAGGTGAAGTAGTAGCCCTGAAACAAAAGCTGGTGGAATTGGATGACTACGTCCTTGAGTTCCTGCAGGAAGAAAACCAGGAAAAGCTATCCAGTTCCCTTCTCACCTTACAGAGCATCAATGCAGCACTAAAAATAGAGAGAAAAGGAGTGCAGCTTCTGGCAGTCTCTGAGGAGGCCCTGTGCGAAGCAGAACATCAACTGCATACGCTTTTGATTTCTCAATACATAGATGTAGAAGACTCCGATCTCCTGAGGATGTCCGAGTGGAAGGATATTGCCAACCGTTTGGAGGAAGCTTCAAACACTCCTTTCAGGAAAGTTATGGTCCAGACATCAGGTGCCTATTCAGGACAACAAGTGGTAGTGTCTGGCTACAAGGAAAAGGTTCTCTTAGTCCGGAATGAATTGGATGATTTCTTACACCAAAATGCTCATGTTGACGAAACTATCGAAGTTAAGCCTGAGGCTATTGGTAAATTCATCCAGGAACAACACAGGGATGCTTGGTCTGATAAAGTCAGAGATAGTGGAGTTAAAGTTTCTTTCAAGGATGAGGCTATTTACCTGAGTGGCACCAGAGTTCACGTAACAGATTGCAAGGAATTATTCGAAAACTTGGTATCCTCCACATTCTTTGACGCCTTGAAAATCTCCAAGCCTGGAGCAAAGAAGTTCTTCCAGGACAATGAGCCCATGTATGTTGACACAGTGATGAATCAGACAGGCTGTGTGGTCCAGCTGATTGAAGAAGAGTATGATGCCAATGGCGGACAAGGCATAAAGCTAGCAGGAGGAGGAATGAAACCTACCTACCAGCTTCAAACACCTGATGGGGTGGAGATAGCCGTTTGCAAAGCAGACATGTGCAAATATTCTGCAGACGCTGTTGTCAATGCCGCCGCCCTGGACCTGAAGCACAATGGCGGTCTTGCAGGAGCTCTTCTGGATACTGTTGGCCCTCAACTGCAGGATGAGTGCAaccagatcatcaagaacaaggGTCAGCTCAAGCCAGGGGACAGTGTCATCACTAGTGCAGGAGGGAAGCTCCGCTGCAAGCACATCATTCATGCAGTGGGACCCAGGTTTGACCAGGCAAACCCCCAGAAGGCCATGGGACAGTTGAGGAGGGCGGTGAAAGGGAGTCTGGATCTAGCAGAGACCCACAACTGCCTGTATGTGGCTCTTCCTGCTATTAGCTCCGGGAATCTAGGTTTTCCTCTGACCCTGTGTGCAGACACCATCGTCAAAGCAGTTAAAGAATACTGTGACGACAAGTTTGGGTACAATACTCTGAAGAAGATCCATCTGGTGAACAATGATGACAAGACAGTCCAGGCTATGGAGGCAGCGGTGCTGAAGGTGTTTGGGAGCCATGGGACTAGTCATCCACGAGAGAATCGACCCACCATAGCTACACACAGACAGCCTGGTAATCGGGTTCAACGCACAAGTGGTTCAAGTGTGCAGACAAAAGAGGGGCTAGCTATTACCCTGACGAAAGGGAATATCCAAGATGCTGTG ACAGAAGTTGTGGTCAACACCGTGGGTGAGGACCTAGCACTTAACCATGGTGCAGTCTCCAAGGCCATCCTCACCGCTGCTGGCCCCCAACTTCAGACTCTGGTAAACCAACAGGGCACAGCCGGAAGGGCTGGGGAAGTCATTGTCACCACTGGCTGCAACCTGAAGAGCAAGCGGGTGTTTCATACCATCGCCCCTCACTGGGACAATGGACAAGGAGCACCACAGAAG ATATTGAGCGGGATCGTGAAAGAGTGCTTGAGTGAGGCAGAGCATCAGGGACTCATCTCGATCACCTTCCCTGCCATCGGCACGGGAAACCTGGGCTTCCCCAAAGACCTGGTGGCCTCTCTGATGCTGGAAGAAGTCCTCAAGTTTAGCAGTAAGAAGAACCCCAAGCACCTGAAGGAGGTGGTCTTCATCCTCCACCCAGGTGATGCATCGACGATCCAG GCTTTCACTGATGAATTTAACAAAGGTTTCACAACCCAGTCGGGAACGTCAAGGGGCTCAGCAGCATCCAGTCAACAGAGTAAAG GCCCCTTCTCTAAAATCACTTCAAACTCAGGGATGCACGAGACGAAGATGGGAGGGGTGCTTATACAGGTCATCACAGGAGACATCACTAAGGAGACCACTGATGTCATCGTCAACTCCTCCAATAACACCTTCAGTCTCCAGACAG GGGTATCTAAGGCCATTCTCGATGCGGCTGGTCAGATTGTAGTAGCGGAATGCCAACAACTCG GAGCCCAGCCTAACAATGGAGTGATACTTACCCAGCCGGGCAACATGCGGTGTAAGAAGATCATCCACATGGTTGGTCAGACGGACCCAAAGAAGATCCAGGAGTCGGTCAAAGGAGCACTGCAAATGTGTGCACAGAATAACCTCACATCCATCTCCTTCCCTGCTATCGGCACAG GTCAGGGCAATGTACAGGCGGGCCAGGTGGCTGACGCCATGTTGGATGCTGTTGTGGAGGTGGTGGGTCAGAAGTCCCAAAACACACTGCAGCTGGTCAGGATGGTCATCTTCCAGCCTGCCATGCTCACAGAGTTCCACAAATCTATGGTGAAGAAAGAGGACACAGACGTTGACACTCAAAAGAAGGGGAGCATCTGGGGAAAACTTAAAT CATTGTTAACCTGGGGTAAAGCTGACATGCCACAAAAGGATAAGGATTTTGTCATCGAGGGCCAGCCAGCAGATCCAGCTTTCTTCCATATCTGCGGTGGATCTCAGGCCAGAGTGGACCAAGCCAAGCGTTGGATCAAGGACCTGATCCTGAAGGAGCAAGTCAGCAACAGCATCACCGATGACGCCATCCTCAACTTGTCTGACTCTGACCGTAAGTGCATCCACGAAATGCAGACCACCATGGGAGTGAGTGTGAGGATAGAATACAATTCTTCCAGGGAGGAAGCTATGCTCACGGTCGAGGGCCTTAGCAAGGATGTCCTCAATGCAGTCAACGAGATCCAGGAGATGCTGAGGAAGGCCAGGGACAAAGAGACCTTCAACAGGAACGTGGAAGTGGCCAGCAACATGGTGGAGTGGCAGTATCAGCAGCAGCCAGGGGGGCAGTACCAGAGCTTTGACCCCATCCCCAACTTCCATCTGGAGCAGGCGCTGGAGAGGAAGTTGCCCCACATAGCGGTCTCTTTCCAGGGGCAGATGTACAAGGTCACCCTGCCTGACGGGCCTGCTACAGATACCCATAACAACAGCCTCAAAATTAGACGCATCGACAAGTTTGCAG CTCAACCCATTGACAGTCTCCCTCAGCATTGGGATGCCATGCCAGCAAACACGTCATGCCATTCCTGCCTCATTCAGCCAGGAAGCCCAGAGCACAATGAAGTCTTAAACTTGTTCCAAGCCACCTGCGGCAACATTGTTTTAAAG attgagAGGATCCAGAACCCAAGCCTGTGGAGGAACCTCCAGATCAAGAAGGATGAAATGGAGCTCAGGAATGGTCATAAGAACAACGAGAAGAGGCTCTTCCATGGAATGTGCCACACAACCATCAATCACATCAACCACCATGGCTTCAATCGGAGCTATGCTGGGAAAAATG CTGCAATGTATGGAAAAGGCACATATTTTGCAGTTGCTGCCAGCTACTCTGCCAGTAACACATACTCAAGACCAGATCCACAAGGACAGAAGTATGTTTTTCTCTGCCGAGTTCTGACTGGAGATTTCACAACAGGACGACAGGGGATGATAGTGCCTCCAGCTAAAAACACTACATCTGCTCAACTCTACGACAGCGTGACAGACAACCCATTAGGGCCATCCATGTTCGTTGTATTCAACGACATTCAGGCATATCCCGAGTACTTGATCACTTTCCGCTAG